CGCATCCCCGGCGAGCACTTCGACGCGATGCGAGCCGAGAGCCGTGACCGCGGCCTCGCCGGACAGGAGTTCGATACGCTCGGTTCCAGCTTGCGCAGTCCGCAACGCGATACTGGTTCGCGTGTTCATTTCGATCGACGAGCCGCCGGGGAGCGCGATGTTGCGCTGCTCGCCGATTGCCGTCCGGTAATCGGCAGCAAGCTCCGAGACCGAGGGCCACAAGCCGAGCGGAGGACGGACGGCGAGATAGGCTGCCGCCGCCGTCGAGGCGGCCAGCGCCCCGCCGATGAAGGCGCGCCGCGCCATATGCGGCCTTGGTGCGATACGCGCGTGGTCGCGCCAAGCCGCTGACCCGGCCGCTGCGGGTCCGATCGTGTCCCAGACCCGGCACGCCCGGGCAAATGCATCTGCACGCACCGGATCGACGGCCGCCCACTGCTTGAACGCCTCGATATCGGCCCCATTGGCCTTGCCCGCGGCGAAGCGAAGCAACCAGTCCTGTGCCTCGCGGTCGAGCGCGTCGAGCAATGCCGCCGGATGGTCCGTGCTCCTCATCGTACCGTTGCTTCCCCGCGACTGGCCCGCAGTCGATCCATGGCCTCTCAATCCTCAGAGTCTTTTCGCGTCCTCGGACCGAATCTTTGAACGACATCCCGCCCAAGCCGGAGCGCGCAATGCGCCAGCGCATGTTTCAACTCGAGCTCAACCAGCCGCTGCGAGATCCCGAGACGAGCGGCGATGTCGCGCAGCACGATGCCGTCCAGCCGCGACAACAGCAAGATCTGGCGCCGGCGCGGCGTCAATTCCGCCAGCGCCCGCCTCAGCGCCTCCACTTCGGACCTCGCGTTCGCGGCACGTTCCGGATCGGGAGCTTCGTCGACGAGGCCGATCGCGGCCTTGGCGTCCGACAAGGTCACCAGGCGCTTCTCGCCCCTCCAGTGCGACAGCGCGGCATGGAAAGCCATCTGGATCAGATAGCTTCTCGGGCTGCGCAGCTCGCCCGGCGGAGCCGCACGATCGAGCCGCAACCAGGTGTCGTGCAGCACGTCGTTGGCAAGCTCGGCCGAGCCCAGCCGCCGTGTCAGCCTGGCGCGCAGGTCATCGTAACCGAGAACGAAGAGTTGCCGCAGCAGATCGCGATTGGAGTGGTTCATGCGCGGCCGTTACCTCGGCCCGCTCGCGGCACGGCCACACCCGACCGGCTCGCCTGGCGCCTGCGCGAGAATCGCGATCGTGACCGGCTGCGGCATATCCGCCGGCGGCGCTCCGAGCGACAACCTTTGCAGCGTGCCGACAACATCGACGCTCCGCTGCGTGCCCGTCGAGATATCGAACAGCTGGGCGCGCTCGATCAGGCCGGACGCCGCAATCCAGACCTTGAGCAGCACATCGACGTCGCGCGGCCGGGTCTCGGCGTGGGCGCACAGGGCACGAGAGACCTCCTTCTGGAGCGTCGCGAAATATGATTGATCGGTCGCGCCGGCGACCCGGATCGACGCCGACGAGACAAGCGTGAAGCTGCGCATGCCGGTGCTGCGCGCAGTCAGTCCGCTTCCTGCGAGAAGTTCGCGCAACGCCGCTTTTGGTTCCAGCACGCCGTGAATGGCGCGAGAGCGCTGCCCGGCCACGAGTGCGCCGTCGTAAAACACCTCAAGCCCCGTGGCGGCGCTGTAGGCGTCGAGCGCGCTGGCCAACGGCTGGGCTGCAATCTCGAAACGAACCTGCTCGTCCTGCGCAGCATCGGCGCTATCGGCAAGAAAAAACAAGCTCAGTCCGACAAACACGGTCCGCCACAACACCACGCCTGCGGGTCGCGGCAGATGAAGAGCCGCGAACATGGGCGGAATCCCAGCTTCATACAATCGTCACGTGTCAGTCACTCTAGTCAGCGTTCGTTACAGTTCATTGACACACCTTGGATGTGCAATGCCCCGGACATGCAGACCTATCCGCGCATGCGATGACCGATCGAGGCCTGCGACCTCTGTCGCCTTGCGCCGGCTGATTGGCCTTTCAAGTACCCGCCTGAACCCGTCGCAAGCGCCGCAGGCCGCGGATCGCATCGCGCGCCGGCACCTCGAGCACGACATGCGCGCCGATCGACACCGCGACGGTCGTTCCGGCCAGCAGGCCGAAAATCGCCGGGGACCAGGTGTCGAGCGGGCCGAACGTCGTCATGAACGTGGTCAGGATGATGAAATGCGTCATATAGATCGAGTAGGAGATGACGCCGAGGAAGTGCATCGGCTTCGACCCAAGCAGCCGCGAACTGAGCGAATCCTCGCCGGTTCCAGCGAGCACCACGAACGGCCACACGAACACCAGCATCTGCGGGTTGGTCGGCCCGCGATAGGCCAGCAGCACAATGAGCGCGACGCCGCACCAGATCGCGCCGGAAAATCGCGTGCACGCGGCATGAAGCCCGTCGCGGCGCTGGAAGCTTGCGAAGGCGAGCCAGCCCGACACGAATCCGCAGGTTGCCCGCCCCAACGGGACCCAGTAGCTCACCTGGCTTTCCGGGACGCTGCCGATGCTGCCTTCAAAAAAGTAGCGAGCGAACAGCCAATAGCCGACGGCGGAGCAAAGCACGATGCCGAGAAACCTGGCGGCAGCCGTGGGCGGCGCGTTCCGGAACAGCAGCAGCGGGAACAGCGCAACGTAGCAAAACCACTCGGCCGAGAGCGACCAGGCCGGCGCGTCCCAGTGCATGCCGGTGCCGATCACGGGCCATCCATTCAGCATGACGAGCTGCAGCGCGAAGTCCAAGGCAGCGCGGCTGGCGGGATAGGTGACTGGATCGATCAGGCGCGGCCACACATAGAGCGCGCCGGCAGAGATCAGGCAGACCAGATAGAGCGGATAGACGCGGGCAATGCGCGCCGTCAGATAGTCCGAGAAGCGGAACGTGTCGCGGCTGTAGACATAGGACAGCGTGAATCCGCTGAGGCAGAAGAACAGGTCGACGGCGTTGTGCCACATGAATGCGGCGCCGGCATTGGCAGGAAAGGCATTCTTGAAATGCGCGAGAGCAACGGCCATGGCGGCTGCCCCTCGCAGACCGGTCAACGCCCGCAGCTCCTGCCGCATTCCCGCGCCCCCGCCTCGCGGGATTTTTCCCGCGCAAGGGCGAGTGCTACCACTCCCGGGAGCGCAGACACAATTGGAGCGGTTGGATTGCCCACTTAAACCGCAGCGGCAGCCGGTCTCCTCGGTTCATCCCTGCCGGCAGCGCCACGCTTCGACGTCGGCCTCGGTGCGGGTCGCGAGGAAGACACCCGATGCGGCGAATCAAGATCGGTCGTGAGCTGGATAGCTGGATCAAAAACCGCAACCGCAGCGGTGCTGCAATGTCGGGCTGGTGGGGGAGGCAGGACTCGAACCTGCGAAGCCATGAGGCGGCTGATTTACAGTCAGCTCCCTTTGCCACTCGGGACACTCCCCCGTCCAACAGCGTCGAACCGGCCGCGCGAGTGGCGGCGGACCGGGTCATCGAAATGACGCTGATAACCGGCCGACCCGAAGCGGGTGCGCGGTCGGGCGCGTTTATGGGGGAAGGCGGTCCCCAAAGTCAACCAAGCGGGCGCGCAATTTGCCGGTTAAATTGCCATTCTGCGACACCCGTGACACAAGCCTCACATGAGCGACCGCGACCGCAGACCTAATTTCCGAGGCAAGGGCGGTAAACCCTTCCAAAAAGGGCCGAAATTCGGCCGCCCGCAAGGCCGGCGGGACCGCGAATCCGGTTCCGACGGGCCGGTGATTCTGTATGGCTGGCACACGGTGGCGGCCGCGCTCGCAAACCCGGACCGGCAGATCCGCAAGCTTTACCTCACCGAGAACGCCGCCAAGCGCCTCGCCGAGGAGAACATCGCGACCCGCGTCACCCCGGAGATCGTCCGGCCCGGCGATATCGACCGCCGCCTCACCCCCGATGCCGTGCATCAGGGCCTCTTGGCGGAGGCCGATCCCCTGCCCTCGCCCGATATCGACACGCTGGCGCAGGAAGGCATCGTGCTGGTGCTCGACCAGATCACCGACCCGCACAATGTCGGCGCCATCCTGCGCTCGGCGGCGGCATTCGCCGTGAAGGCGATCGTCACCACCGCCCGCCACAGCCCGGAGGCAACCGGCGTGCTGGCGAAGTCGGCCTCCGGCGCGCTCGAGCTGGTGCCTGTCGTCACGGTGCAGAACCTGGCGCGCGCGCTGAACGAGCTGAACGAGCACGGCTTCCAGACCGTCGGGCTCGACAGCGAGGGCACCGAGGATCTCGGCAAGGTTCAATTGCAACAGCCGCTCGCGCTGGTGCTCGGCGCCGAAGGCAAGGGCCTGCGGCAATTGACGCGCGAGACCTGCCGCGTGGTCGCCCGCCTCGACATGCCCGGCGCGATCAAGAGCCTGAACGTGTCGAACGCCGCCGCGCTCGCGCTCTATATCGGCGCCAGCCGGCTTGGGCTGATGGGTTAGCTTGATATCCGGATCGGCCGCGGCACTTGATGGGCTGCGGAGCCTGCGGTCCGGGGCGCTTGTGAGACGGCGCTCGCACGAATTTCTGAATATTCGAAATCCACCCCTGATTTGCCCGACGTGTCAAGTCGCCCCGTCGACAGTCGCCCCGTCGAAGGCCGATCGCCGCCGGCCCCTTTGCATGGGGTTGTTTTCGATATTTTGGCCGCGCGCATCTGCAGCTGATGCGGCGCCGGCTACCGAAGCGACCCGACTTCAATGATCAAACGAACAGCGCCCGCTCGCGTCATGCGAACGGGCGCTGATGTCTTCGACAGATCGCCGGATCAGTAGTAGCGGCGCAGCACGCGGTGGCCATAGTGATAGGCCGGCGCGCGATGCGCGTAGCCATAGCGGTAGCCGTAGTGCGGACGGTACGGCCGATAGTGATGGCGATAGCCATAGTGGCGATATCCGTAGTACGGACGGCCATAGCCTTCGCGGTAGTACGGACGCGGCGCCCAGTTGCCCGGGCCGGTGTAGGTCGGTCCCTGGTTGACGTAGTAGTACTGCTGCGCCGTGTCGGGATAGGCCGCCTCCGGGTCGGGCAGGCGTTCGACCGCGCCGTAACCGCCATAACCGTAGCCGTAGCCACCGCAACCGCCGCAGCCGTAATTCACGACAGGCGCGGAATAGCCGCAAGGGTTGAAGCCGCATGCCATTGCGGGTGCGGTCACCATGACGGCCACCGCCGCAATCAGTCCTTTGATCATTTGACGCATTACTCTCTCCTGTAGGTCTCTCTGTTCGTCGCGTAGCTCTTGGTGGCTATGTAAGGACCCCGGTTCACGGGGCTCTTGATTTAGGGGCCCCGGGGGCGCGGTGGCCGCGGGACCGGCCCCGGCAGCGGCTGCGGCCCGTTGAATTGCGGTGCGTAGATCACCGCCGGCGGATCGACCGGCACGGAGGATTGCGCCGGCAGCGGCGCCGATCGCGCCGACCATGATTCATGATAGCTCTCGGCGGGCTTGGGCAGTTGGCGGTTGGCCGGCGGCTCGATCTCGAGGCGGCCGTAACCCGGCATGTGGCCGAGGCTCGGATAATAGTGGCCGACATTCGGCACCGGATCGATCGGGCGGCCGCCATAGATGGTCGGCACCATCGACTCGTTGCGCGCGAGCCCCATCGCGCTTTCGACCACCGCGTAGGAGGCGTCGACGCCATTGATGATGATGGGCACGCCGGGACGGTTGGGCACGACGATGTCGAAGCCGCCGCCGGCCAGCGCCGTCGAGGTCATCGCAGCCAATATCGCCAGCGCAAGAGTTGCGCGCATGATCACCCAGCGTCCCGAATTGTTCCAGGAGCAGCCTAGTCCAACAGCTCGGCGGAAGGGTTAAGGACGCGGGCCAAACTGGCGGTAAGCCTAACGCGTAAGCATCGGCAACCGGTCAATGCGGCCGAGCGGGATCAGAAATCGTTAACGGCGGTCCTGGGCGAGCCCGTGTCAGGTGAAGGCGTTCTCGACGATCGAGTGGATGCCGATCGCAATCGTGACCGCGCCGACCGCCATCTGCAGGCCGCGATTGGCCCAGGTCAGCCAGCGCGCGGAGGCTGCGAGCGGCACCGCGATCACGCTGGACAGCACGCCCATGCCGATCATCGAGCCGACCCCGAACAGCGCGACATAGCCTAGCCCGATCACCGGGCTCGGCGCCTGCGACACCGTCAATACCAGCAGCGCCGCCGACCCGGCCATGCCGTGCATCAGGCCGACCAGCAGCGTGCGCCAGCGGAAGCCGTGCCCGTGGCTGTGCGCGGCGCGGGCGTGCGGCCCGGTCTCGCCCGCGTGGCTATGGGCGTGGAAATGCGTGGTGTCGCCATGCGAATGGCTGTGGAAATGCACGCGGTCGCGCCACAGCCGCCACCACACATGCGCACCGAGCCCGACCAGCATGACGCCGACCGCGGTCTCGATCGGCTGCGACACCGTTTCGGGAATCGCCCGTCCGAGCAGGATCGCGACGCCGGCAAAAATGAACAGCGTCAGCGTATGACCGAGGCCCCAGGTCAGGCCATGCTTGACGATGTCACCGACATGGGTCCGGCGCGCCGCGATGCTTGATACGGCTGCGATGTGATCCGGCTCCAGCGCATGCTGCATGCCGAGCAGAAAGCCAAGACTCAAGATTCCGAACATCAATTCCCCGCGCCGACGCCAGATCGAACACTGCTGTACACGCAATTCTCGTTAAAGCCCGCATGGTCCGGAACGCATCATGCGCCGGCTACCGGAACTTCACAGTGGTTTGAACGCGGGGCAAGGCGGCAGAACGGCTTTGTCTGCACCCCCGGTACCT
The window above is part of the Bradyrhizobium sp. PSBB068 genome. Proteins encoded here:
- a CDS encoding STN domain-containing protein; the encoded protein is MFVGLSLFFLADSADAAQDEQVRFEIAAQPLASALDAYSAATGLEVFYDGALVAGQRSRAIHGVLEPKAALRELLAGSGLTARSTGMRSFTLVSSASIRVAGATDQSYFATLQKEVSRALCAHAETRPRDVDVLLKVWIAASGLIERAQLFDISTGTQRSVDVVGTLQRLSLGAPPADMPQPVTIAILAQAPGEPVGCGRAASGPR
- a CDS encoding acyltransferase yields the protein MRQELRALTGLRGAAAMAVALAHFKNAFPANAGAAFMWHNAVDLFFCLSGFTLSYVYSRDTFRFSDYLTARIARVYPLYLVCLISAGALYVWPRLIDPVTYPASRAALDFALQLVMLNGWPVIGTGMHWDAPAWSLSAEWFCYVALFPLLLFRNAPPTAAARFLGIVLCSAVGYWLFARYFFEGSIGSVPESQVSYWVPLGRATCGFVSGWLAFASFQRRDGLHAACTRFSGAIWCGVALIVLLAYRGPTNPQMLVFVWPFVVLAGTGEDSLSSRLLGSKPMHFLGVISYSIYMTHFIILTTFMTTFGPLDTWSPAIFGLLAGTTVAVSIGAHVVLEVPARDAIRGLRRLRRVQAGT
- a CDS encoding FecR domain-containing protein; its protein translation is MRSTDHPAALLDALDREAQDWLLRFAAGKANGADIEAFKQWAAVDPVRADAFARACRVWDTIGPAAAGSAAWRDHARIAPRPHMARRAFIGGALAASTAAAAYLAVRPPLGLWPSVSELAADYRTAIGEQRNIALPGGSSIEMNTRTSIALRTAQAGTERIELLSGEAAVTALGSHRVEVLAGDARAVAEGATFNIHLVGGAVSTTCIAGEVEVASAARAVRLRPQQQIIYAAGDLGAVTSIDPAAVTAWQAGVLVFHGTPLSEAVEEINRYRPGRIIVTNAALGRRLFNARFLIANVDGVVGQIQQVFGATITNLPGGIVLLG
- a CDS encoding RNA polymerase sigma factor, with protein sequence MNHSNRDLLRQLFVLGYDDLRARLTRRLGSAELANDVLHDTWLRLDRAAPPGELRSPRSYLIQMAFHAALSHWRGEKRLVTLSDAKAAIGLVDEAPDPERAANARSEVEALRRALAELTPRRRQILLLSRLDGIVLRDIAARLGISQRLVELELKHALAHCALRLGRDVVQRFGPRTRKDSED
- the rlmB gene encoding 23S rRNA (guanosine(2251)-2'-O)-methyltransferase RlmB, which translates into the protein MSDRDRRPNFRGKGGKPFQKGPKFGRPQGRRDRESGSDGPVILYGWHTVAAALANPDRQIRKLYLTENAAKRLAEENIATRVTPEIVRPGDIDRRLTPDAVHQGLLAEADPLPSPDIDTLAQEGIVLVLDQITDPHNVGAILRSAAAFAVKAIVTTARHSPEATGVLAKSASGALELVPVVTVQNLARALNELNEHGFQTVGLDSEGTEDLGKVQLQQPLALVLGAEGKGLRQLTRETCRVVARLDMPGAIKSLNVSNAAALALYIGASRLGLMG
- a CDS encoding urease accessory protein, coding for MFGILSLGFLLGMQHALEPDHIAAVSSIAARRTHVGDIVKHGLTWGLGHTLTLFIFAGVAILLGRAIPETVSQPIETAVGVMLVGLGAHVWWRLWRDRVHFHSHSHGDTTHFHAHSHAGETGPHARAAHSHGHGFRWRTLLVGLMHGMAGSAALLVLTVSQAPSPVIGLGYVALFGVGSMIGMGVLSSVIAVPLAASARWLTWANRGLQMAVGAVTIAIGIHSIVENAFT